TCTTCGTGTACAGGAGATGGCGCGGCGGTTCGCCATGCATCCCGACAAGATTCTGATCGACCTGATCATGGCAGCCGAGGCCGCTCTTTGCTATGACGGGCAGTTCTTCTTCGACACCGATCACGTCGAGGGAGAGAGCGGCGCTCAGTCGAACGACCTCACCTACGACGCCGCGGCACCGACTGCGCCGACCGAGGCGGAGTTCGAGGCCGCATTCTGGCAGGCGATTGAGGCGCTGGCCGGCTTCAAGGATGACCAGGGTGAGCCGTGGAACCTGTTCCAGTCCTTCGAGGACTTGTCGGGCATCCTCTGTGTCGTCCCGGTCCGCTTCATCAGAGTGGCGTCGCGGGTGCTTGGTGCTAACGCGGCGGCACTTCTGAACAACTCCACAAACATCCTCGCCGGCAAGGCCAAGCTCATGGTCAATCCGCGACTGACGTGGACGACGAAGTTTATGGTCGCCAAGGTCGATGACCCGATGCGGCCCTTCATCATGCAGGACCGCCAGTCCGTCGAGCATGAGATCAAGGATGACAAGGAGGACAAAGAGGTCAAGTACATGGCGGACGCCCGCTACAACGTCGGTTACGGCTTGTGGCAGAAGGCCGTCCTCACAACCTTCAACTGATTCGTGAACCGGGCGGGGGACGGTCCCCCGCCCGGCTCCCGTTTTGATAAATGCGCCGCGTGATTGGCGGCGACCATGATAGATGGAGACATGCATATGGCACTTGAAGTGACGAGTCGGTCCGGCAATGACTTCTGGCGTTGCGGAATCAAGTTCGGCGCGGAGCCGACGATCGTGGATGACGAGACGCTGTCCAAGCAGTTCGATAGTCCCGCCATCCGCAAGAAGAGCCCGACCGTTGGAGAAGTACTCGAGGCCGAGAAGGCCCTGATCTGTCGGGCCGCGAGGCCGACAGACGCCGGCGAAGCTCAGGCCATCGCCGGCAAGAAGCCTCGCTAGTCAGTAGAGAGACGCGGCCAGCGGGCTAAAGAGGGAGCGACATGATTCGTGGAAAGTTCGAGATCGTC
This genomic stretch from Planctomycetia bacterium harbors:
- a CDS encoding Mu-like prophage major head subunit gpT family protein, with the protein product MAVTINTGVTLRGLNGAFRPAFMEAVTLWKMICSYVKSTGKDESYKWLGQLPMPTEWKGKRRTQALRDFGMTLTNLHWEETLHIDRNEFADDQTGQLNLRVQEMARRFAMHPDKILIDLIMAAEAALCYDGQFFFDTDHVEGESGAQSNDLTYDAAAPTAPTEAEFEAAFWQAIEALAGFKDDQGEPWNLFQSFEDLSGILCVVPVRFIRVASRVLGANAAALLNNSTNILAGKAKLMVNPRLTWTTKFMVAKVDDPMRPFIMQDRQSVEHEIKDDKEDKEVKYMADARYNVGYGLWQKAVLTTFN